The Streptomyces sp. NBC_00691 genome has a segment encoding these proteins:
- a CDS encoding DNA-3-methyladenine glycosylase, translated as MSESPDRTPLPRTFFDRPVLEVAPDLLGRTLVRRSPEGPMELRLTEVEAYAGAIDPGSHAFRGRTARNAVMFGPPGHAYVYFTYGMWHCLNLVCGPEGEASGVLLRAGEVLRGADLARPRRRSARSDRELAKGPARLATALDVALSLNGTDTCAGPDTPLSLLTGTPPPPDRIRNGPRTGVGGDGAPHPWRYWIDGDPTVSPYRPHTPRKRPLDSDRPTA; from the coding sequence ATGAGCGAGAGCCCCGACCGTACGCCGCTCCCACGGACCTTCTTCGACCGCCCGGTCCTGGAGGTCGCCCCCGATCTCCTGGGCCGCACACTCGTCCGCCGTTCCCCCGAAGGACCGATGGAACTGCGCCTCACGGAGGTGGAGGCGTATGCCGGCGCGATCGACCCCGGCTCGCACGCCTTCCGGGGCCGCACGGCACGCAATGCCGTCATGTTCGGCCCGCCCGGACACGCGTACGTCTACTTCACCTACGGCATGTGGCACTGCCTCAACCTGGTGTGCGGTCCCGAGGGCGAGGCGAGCGGGGTGCTGCTGCGCGCGGGGGAGGTCCTGAGGGGCGCCGACCTGGCCCGCCCTCGCCGCCGCTCGGCCCGCTCCGACCGTGAGCTGGCCAAAGGCCCGGCCCGGCTGGCCACGGCCCTCGACGTCGCCCTCTCCCTGAACGGCACCGACACCTGCGCCGGCCCGGACACCCCTCTCTCCCTCCTCACCGGCACCCCGCCGCCCCCCGACCGCATCCGCAACGGCCCCCGCACGGGAGTGGGCGGCGACGGCGCCCCGCACCCCTGGCGCTACTGGATCGACGGCGACCCGACGGTGAGTCCGTATCGCCCCCACACGCCCCGGAAACGCCCACTTGACTCGGACCGTCCGACCGCCTAA
- a CDS encoding sporulation protein, with protein sequence MGFKKLLASLGAGGATVETVLTEENVVPGGVVQGEVRIQGGSVDQQIEGLSVGLQARVEVEGGDQEHKQDIEFVKVRLGGAFEVKAGAVHVVPFGLEIPWETPVTSVSGQQLRGMNIGVTTELEIARAVDSGDLDPVNVHPLPAQQAILDAFLQLGFRFKSADMERGHIRGTRQKLPFYQEIEFFAPQQYRGLNQVEVSFVADDREMDVVLEMDKKPGLFGEGSDSFRAFKVGLHDFHTTDWAAYLNQWLAEVGGRRNWL encoded by the coding sequence ATGGGATTCAAGAAGCTGCTCGCGAGCCTGGGCGCCGGTGGGGCCACCGTGGAGACGGTGCTCACCGAGGAGAACGTGGTTCCGGGCGGTGTCGTCCAGGGTGAGGTCCGGATCCAGGGCGGCAGTGTCGACCAGCAGATCGAGGGGCTCTCCGTCGGCCTGCAGGCGCGGGTCGAGGTCGAGGGCGGCGACCAGGAGCACAAGCAGGACATCGAGTTCGTCAAGGTCCGTCTGGGCGGTGCCTTCGAGGTCAAGGCCGGCGCGGTGCACGTGGTGCCGTTCGGTCTGGAGATCCCGTGGGAGACGCCGGTGACCTCGGTCTCGGGGCAGCAGCTGCGAGGCATGAACATCGGTGTGACCACCGAGCTGGAGATCGCCCGCGCGGTGGACTCCGGTGACCTCGACCCGGTCAACGTGCACCCGCTGCCGGCGCAGCAGGCGATCCTCGACGCCTTCCTGCAGCTGGGCTTCCGCTTCAAGAGCGCGGACATGGAGCGCGGGCACATCCGCGGGACGCGGCAGAAGCTGCCCTTCTACCAGGAGATCGAGTTCTTCGCGCCGCAGCAGTACCGGGGTCTGAACCAGGTCGAGGTCAGCTTCGTCGCGGACGACCGCGAGATGGACGTCGTCCTGGAGATGGACAAGAAGCCGGGTCTGTTCGGTGAGGGCAGCGACTCGTTCCGTGCGTTCAAGGTGGGTCTGCACGACTTCCACACCACCGACTGGGCGGCTTACCTGAACCAGTGGCTCGCCGAGGTCGGCGGCCGTCGCAACTGGCTCTAG
- a CDS encoding YbhB/YbcL family Raf kinase inhibitor-like protein, translating to MSEGKRAPLPHDFHPPVPAFTVVSDDIAPGGVLKDAQVYAAGNTSPQLRWEGFPAETKSFAVTCFDPDAPTGSGFWHWVLFDIPVSVTELPAGAGSGSFEGLPAGAVHVRNDYGSKDFGGAAPPAGEEHRYVFTVYAVDSEKLGPDADVSPAVVGFNLRFHTLGRAQLVGAYAAPAAV from the coding sequence GTGTCCGAGGGCAAGAGGGCGCCGCTCCCGCATGACTTCCATCCGCCGGTGCCGGCGTTCACCGTGGTGAGCGACGACATCGCGCCGGGCGGGGTCCTGAAGGACGCGCAGGTGTACGCGGCGGGGAACACCTCGCCGCAGCTGCGCTGGGAGGGGTTCCCGGCGGAGACGAAGAGCTTCGCCGTCACCTGCTTCGACCCGGACGCCCCGACGGGCAGCGGGTTCTGGCACTGGGTGCTGTTCGACATCCCGGTGTCGGTGACCGAGCTGCCCGCCGGTGCCGGGTCGGGGTCGTTCGAGGGGTTGCCGGCCGGGGCCGTGCACGTCCGGAACGACTACGGTTCGAAGGACTTCGGCGGCGCCGCTCCCCCGGCGGGCGAAGAGCACCGCTACGTGTTCACGGTGTACGCGGTGGACAGCGAGAAGCTCGGTCCGGACGCCGACGTGTCGCCCGCGGTGGTCGGGTTCAACCTGCGGTTCCACACACTGGGACGTGCCCAGTTGGTCGGTGCGTACGCGGCTCCCGCGGCGGTCTGA
- a CDS encoding HNH endonuclease: protein MRDTLVLNASFEPLSTVSLNRAVVLVLTDKAVVEHAHPDLRVRGAAVDLPVPRVIRLCRYVRVPFRRQAPWSRRGVLVRDQHRCAYCGRRATTVDHVVPRAQGGGDNWLNTVASCAEDNHRKAARTPEQAGMPLLFQPFEPTPADAMLLAMRASERSELPEWLVKAAA from the coding sequence ATGCGGGACACGCTGGTACTCAACGCGAGCTTCGAGCCGCTGTCGACGGTCTCTCTCAACCGTGCGGTGGTGCTTGTCCTGACGGACAAGGCCGTCGTCGAGCACGCCCATCCCGATCTGCGGGTCCGAGGTGCGGCCGTCGATCTTCCGGTGCCGCGGGTGATCAGGCTCTGCCGCTACGTCCGGGTGCCGTTCCGAAGACAGGCGCCGTGGTCGAGAAGGGGGGTGCTGGTCCGGGACCAGCACCGGTGCGCGTACTGCGGGAGGCGGGCGACGACCGTCGACCACGTGGTGCCGCGTGCCCAGGGGGGTGGGGACAACTGGCTGAACACGGTCGCCTCCTGCGCCGAGGACAACCACCGCAAGGCGGCGAGGACTCCGGAGCAGGCGGGGATGCCGCTGCTGTTCCAGCCGTTCGAGCCGACGCCGGCGGACGCGATGCTGCTGGCGATGCGGGCGAGCGAGCGGTCGGAGCTCCCGGAGTGGCTGGTGAAGGCCGCCGCGTAA
- a CDS encoding sulfite exporter TauE/SafE family protein — translation MALSIWEALAVFAAGIGAGTINTIVGSGTLITFPVLLATGLPPITANVSNALGLVPGSISGAIGYRAELKGQKHRVIRLGTAALVGGLIGAMLLLALPSDAFDAIVPVLIGLALVLVLLQPRIAAAVKRRREQTGTEAHPDGGPALLVGLLFASMYGGYFGAAQGVLYLSLMGLLLHDTLQRINAVKNILGALVNGVAAVFFLFVAEFDWTAVLLIAVGSTIGGQIGAKVGRKLPPTVLRGVIIAVGVVAILQLTLR, via the coding sequence ATGGCGTTGTCCATCTGGGAAGCCCTGGCGGTCTTCGCCGCAGGCATCGGCGCCGGCACCATCAACACCATCGTCGGATCGGGAACGCTCATCACGTTCCCGGTCCTTCTCGCGACCGGACTCCCCCCGATCACCGCGAACGTCTCCAACGCCCTCGGCCTCGTCCCCGGTTCCATCAGCGGGGCCATCGGCTACCGGGCCGAACTCAAGGGCCAGAAGCACCGCGTCATCCGCCTCGGCACCGCCGCCCTCGTCGGCGGCCTCATCGGAGCGATGCTGCTCCTCGCGCTCCCGTCCGACGCCTTCGACGCGATCGTCCCGGTCCTCATCGGCCTCGCGCTCGTCCTGGTCCTCCTCCAGCCCCGTATCGCCGCCGCCGTCAAGCGCCGCCGCGAACAGACGGGCACCGAGGCCCACCCCGACGGCGGCCCCGCCCTCCTCGTCGGCCTCCTCTTCGCCAGCATGTACGGCGGATACTTCGGCGCCGCCCAGGGCGTGCTCTACCTCTCGCTGATGGGCCTGCTGCTCCACGACACCCTGCAGCGGATCAACGCCGTCAAGAACATCCTCGGCGCCCTCGTCAACGGCGTCGCCGCCGTCTTCTTCCTCTTCGTCGCCGAGTTCGACTGGACGGCCGTCCTGCTCATCGCCGTCGGCTCCACCATCGGCGGCCAGATCGGCGCCAAGGTCGGCCGCAAGCTGCCGCCCACCGTCCTGCGCGGAGTGATCATCGCCGTGGGCGTCGTCGCCATCCTCCAGCTGACGCTCCGTTAA
- a CDS encoding SPFH domain-containing protein produces the protein MSAVIIVLIILVVLVFIALIKTIQVIPQASAAIVERFGRYTRTLNAGLNIVVPFIDSIRNRIDLREQVVPFPPQPVITQDNLVVNIDTVIYYQVTDARAATYEVASYIQAIEQLTVTTLRNIIGGMDLERTLTSREEINAALRGVLDEATGKWGIRVNRVELKAIEPPTSIQDSMEKQMRAERDKRAAILTAEGTRQSAILTAEGEKQSAILRAEGESKAAALRAEGEAQAVRTVFEAIHAGDPDQKLLSYQYLQMLPKIAEGDANKLWIVPSEIGDALKGLSGAFGNKDGSVPGFNTKAAGTERRDEPPVD, from the coding sequence ATGTCAGCAGTCATCATCGTCCTGATCATTCTGGTGGTGCTCGTCTTCATCGCCCTGATCAAGACGATCCAGGTCATTCCGCAGGCGAGCGCGGCGATCGTGGAGCGCTTCGGCCGCTACACCCGCACGCTCAACGCCGGGCTGAACATCGTCGTCCCGTTCATCGACTCGATCCGCAACCGGATCGACCTGCGCGAGCAGGTCGTCCCGTTCCCGCCGCAGCCGGTGATCACCCAGGACAACCTCGTCGTCAACATCGACACGGTCATCTACTACCAGGTGACCGACGCGAGGGCCGCGACCTACGAGGTCGCCAGCTACATCCAGGCGATCGAGCAGCTCACCGTCACCACCCTGCGCAACATCATCGGCGGCATGGACCTGGAGCGGACCCTGACCTCCCGCGAGGAGATCAACGCGGCCCTCCGCGGCGTCCTCGACGAGGCCACCGGCAAGTGGGGCATCCGCGTCAACCGCGTCGAGCTCAAGGCGATCGAGCCGCCGACCTCCATCCAGGACTCGATGGAGAAGCAGATGCGCGCCGAGCGCGACAAGCGCGCCGCGATCCTCACCGCCGAGGGCACCCGCCAGTCCGCCATCCTCACCGCGGAGGGCGAGAAGCAGTCGGCGATCCTGCGCGCCGAGGGTGAGTCCAAGGCCGCCGCCCTGCGCGCCGAGGGCGAGGCCCAGGCCGTCCGTACGGTCTTCGAGGCCATCCACGCCGGCGACCCGGACCAGAAGCTGCTCTCGTACCAGTACCTCCAGATGCTCCCGAAGATCGCCGAGGGCGACGCCAACAAGCTCTGGATCGTGCCCAGCGAGATCGGCGACGCCCTCAAGGGCCTCTCGGGCGCCTTCGGAAACAAGGACGGCAGCGTCCCCGGCTTCAACACCAAGGCCGCGGGGACCGAAAGGCGAGACGAACCGCCGGTTGACTGA